The Acidobacteriota bacterium genome contains the following window.
CGGATGTACGCCACGATCGCCTGGCGCTGTTCGGGCGTCGTGAGGGTTTCGTAGCCCGGCATCACGCCGGCGGCGAAGCCGTTTGCGACGCGTGCATCCGGCCGGACGATCGATTCCTCGAGGTAGGCGTCGTCGGCGGTCACGGCCGAGCCGTCGGCGAGCTTCGCCTGCGAACCGTACAGGCCACCCCAGCCGGGACCCACCTTGCGTTCGCGATCGGTGGCATGGCAGGCGAGGCAGCCGAGGTCCTGCACCAGCTTCGCGCCCTGCGCCGCGGGATCGGCCGCGGGCGCTGCCGCGTTACCGGCTGCGGCCGAAGACGTGCTCGTTGCCGAAGGCACGACCGTTGCGGAGGCGGCCGCGGGCACCGCGGCGGCCGACGGCGCGCCCGTGGCGGTAGCGGCCGCCGCCGCGCGCGCGGCCGGCCACGGTGTCGGCGGCCAGTGTTCGGTGTTCATCGCCGAGGTGTACTTCAGGAATGCGATCAACTGGCCGATCTCGTCGCGCGTGAACGGCAGGTTCGGCATGAAGGTGCTGCGCCCGCCGCGGTGCTCGATGCGTTCGCGCGCGGCCGGATAGCGCTCGAGATAGGCGTCGAACGAAT
Protein-coding sequences here:
- a CDS encoding c-type cytochrome; the protein is MMIVFAALSVFSFTGSRKQALPQDVTFERFSAVDGKRVFQAYNCMGCHTIVGNGAYFGPDLTDLYRRAGPAWLAAFLPSAGAWPTAAAIRVQLQNPAIAEAAGTDSFDAYLERYPAARERIEHRGGRSTFMPNLPFTRDEIGQLIAFLKYTSAMNTEHWPPTPWPAARAAAAATATGAPSAAAVPAAASATVVPSATSTSSAAAGNAAAPAADPAAQGAKLVQDLGCLACHATDRERKVGPGWGGLYGSQAKLADGSAVTADDAYLEESIVRPDARVANGFAAGVMPGYETLTTPEQRQAIVAYIR